A part of Vibrio sp. B1FLJ16 genomic DNA contains:
- the accD gene encoding acetyl-CoA carboxylase, carboxyltransferase subunit beta — protein MSWLEKILEKSNLVSSRKASIPEGVWTKCTSCEQVLYHAELERNLEVCPKCNHHMRMKARRRLETFLDEGHRVELASELEPQDKLKFKDSKRYKERISAAQKSSGEKDALVVMQGELLGMPLVACAFEFSFMGGSMGSVVGARFVKAVEAAIENNCALVCFSASGGARMQEALMSLMQMAKTSAALERLSEKGLPFVSVLTDPTMGGVSASLAMLGDINIGEPKALIGFAGRRVIEQTVREDLPEGFQRSEFLLEHGAIDMIVDRREMRQRVGGLIAKMTNHKSPLVVSVNESPNEEPYSVPEADEKG, from the coding sequence ATGAGTTGGCTTGAAAAGATTTTAGAAAAAAGCAATCTTGTTAGTTCACGTAAAGCTTCTATCCCAGAAGGTGTGTGGACAAAATGTACCTCTTGTGAGCAGGTTCTTTACCATGCTGAGCTGGAGCGTAATTTAGAAGTTTGTCCGAAGTGTAACCATCACATGCGTATGAAAGCGCGTCGACGTCTGGAAACATTTTTGGATGAAGGTCATCGTGTTGAACTGGCGTCAGAGCTTGAGCCTCAGGACAAACTGAAGTTTAAAGACTCTAAGCGCTACAAAGAGCGTATCTCTGCTGCACAAAAGAGTAGTGGCGAAAAAGACGCCTTGGTCGTGATGCAGGGTGAACTACTAGGAATGCCACTGGTAGCTTGTGCGTTTGAATTCTCATTTATGGGCGGTTCAATGGGCTCTGTTGTTGGTGCTCGTTTCGTCAAAGCGGTAGAAGCTGCCATCGAAAACAACTGTGCACTCGTTTGTTTCTCTGCAAGTGGCGGCGCACGTATGCAAGAGGCATTGATGTCTCTGATGCAAATGGCGAAAACCAGTGCAGCGTTAGAGCGTCTATCTGAAAAAGGCCTGCCTTTCGTTTCTGTACTGACTGACCCGACAATGGGCGGCGTATCTGCAAGTCTGGCTATGCTTGGTGATATCAACATTGGTGAACCTAAAGCACTGATCGGCTTTGCGGGTCGTCGTGTAATCGAGCAAACTGTACGAGAAGATCTTCCTGAAGGCTTCCAGCGCAGTGAGTTCCTGCTTGAGCACGGTGCAATCGATATGATTGTTGATCGCCGTGAAATGCGCCAGCGTGTCGGTGGTCTTATTGCTAAGATGACTAACCATAAGTCTCCTTTGGTTGTTTCGGTTAACGAATCTCCAAATGAAGAGCCATATTCTGTACCAGAAGCGGACGAAAAAGGGTAA
- a CDS encoding SPOR domain-containing protein has product MASKFQSRLVGTIILVAVGVIVLPDVLDGKKLHYKEEFASIPIKPELDSDVENFEILEPVEDDIVLPDSPVEMVVQESGETQIAATKPEPKQEPAAQVQEVQQPDVVDVTPRPVAEKNQYEDSAWIIQLMALKNHNNAVALVADLQKRGYQAHTKKENGFTRVIVGPDVSKSKLERQVQELQKITGSKGQLLKFKPLNP; this is encoded by the coding sequence ATGGCAAGTAAATTTCAGAGTCGTCTAGTCGGCACTATCATTCTGGTTGCGGTGGGGGTTATCGTACTTCCCGATGTGCTAGATGGTAAAAAACTTCACTACAAAGAAGAATTTGCCAGCATTCCTATCAAACCTGAGCTTGATAGCGATGTGGAAAACTTCGAGATATTAGAGCCTGTTGAAGATGATATCGTGTTACCAGATTCACCAGTAGAGATGGTAGTACAGGAGTCAGGTGAGACTCAGATTGCTGCCACTAAGCCAGAACCAAAGCAAGAGCCTGCGGCTCAGGTGCAAGAAGTTCAGCAACCGGATGTGGTTGATGTGACTCCGCGTCCGGTTGCGGAAAAAAATCAATATGAAGATTCTGCATGGATCATTCAATTGATGGCGCTGAAGAATCACAACAATGCAGTCGCATTAGTAGCAGATCTGCAAAAGCGTGGTTATCAGGCTCACACCAAAAAAGAGAATGGCTTCACTCGTGTGATTGTTGGTCCGGATGTGTCAAAAAGTAAACTGGAACGACAAGTTCAGGAATTACAAAAAATTACCGGCTCAAAAGGTCAATTGCTCAAATTTAAGCCGTTAAATCCATAA
- the purF gene encoding amidophosphoribosyltransferase has protein sequence MCGIVGIVGTTPVNQSIYDALTVLQHRGQDAAGICTIESNRFRLRKANGLVKDVFEARHMQRLQGDVGIGHVRYPTAGSSSASEAQPFYVNSPFGISLAHNGNLTNANEVRQKLFEKDRRHINTTSDSEVLLNVLAHEIDSVKGNVTAEDVFRAVTNVHRTVRGAYAVTAMIIGHGMIAFRDPHGIRPLCLGKREIKGTTEYMVASESVALDAVGFDFVRDVAPGEAVYVTFDGKLFTKQCADNPKLNPCIFEFVYFARPDSFIDKISVYSARLEMGRKLGERIREDYADLEIDVVIPIPETSCDSALEIAQAIGKPYRQGFVKNRYVGRTFIMPGQQQRKKSVRRKLNAIRSEFKDKNVLLVDDSIVRGTTSEQIIEMARDSGANKVYLVSAAPEVRFPNVYGIDMPSATELIAHGRDNETICQQIGADALIYQKLEDLVEAVGVGNQDITQFDTSVFNGEYVTGDIDQQYLDFLDGVRNDDAKTQREIQQDLANLELHNEGA, from the coding sequence ATGTGTGGTATTGTTGGAATCGTGGGCACAACCCCTGTAAACCAGTCTATTTATGACGCGTTAACGGTGTTACAGCATCGTGGCCAAGATGCAGCGGGTATTTGTACCATAGAAAGCAATCGTTTTCGTCTGCGCAAGGCGAACGGTTTAGTCAAGGATGTGTTCGAAGCAAGACATATGCAGCGTTTGCAAGGCGATGTTGGTATTGGCCATGTTCGCTACCCGACCGCTGGCAGTTCAAGTGCTTCAGAAGCTCAGCCTTTCTACGTAAACTCGCCATTCGGTATTTCTCTTGCTCATAACGGTAACTTGACGAACGCTAACGAAGTTCGCCAAAAACTGTTTGAAAAAGACCGCCGCCATATCAATACAACATCAGATTCAGAAGTGCTGCTCAATGTCCTTGCACACGAGATCGATTCAGTTAAAGGGAATGTCACGGCAGAAGATGTATTCCGCGCTGTGACAAACGTCCATCGTACAGTTCGTGGCGCTTATGCCGTCACTGCTATGATCATCGGCCATGGTATGATTGCATTCCGTGATCCTCACGGTATTCGACCGCTTTGTTTAGGCAAACGTGAAATCAAAGGCACAACTGAATATATGGTAGCGTCTGAATCTGTTGCACTTGATGCAGTTGGTTTTGATTTCGTACGTGACGTTGCCCCAGGAGAAGCGGTTTATGTAACATTTGATGGCAAGTTGTTTACCAAGCAGTGTGCCGACAATCCAAAACTCAACCCATGTATTTTTGAGTTTGTTTACTTTGCTCGTCCTGATTCATTTATCGATAAGATTTCGGTGTATAGCGCTCGTCTAGAAATGGGTCGTAAACTTGGTGAACGTATTCGTGAAGACTATGCGGATTTAGAAATTGATGTCGTAATCCCAATCCCAGAAACCTCGTGTGATTCTGCTCTAGAGATAGCGCAGGCGATCGGTAAACCATACCGTCAAGGCTTTGTGAAAAACCGCTACGTTGGTCGTACGTTTATTATGCCGGGTCAACAGCAGCGTAAGAAATCAGTCCGTCGCAAACTGAACGCGATTCGTTCTGAGTTTAAAGATAAGAATGTCCTATTGGTCGATGACTCTATCGTGCGTGGTACGACTTCAGAACAGATCATTGAGATGGCGCGTGATTCAGGTGCGAATAAAGTCTACTTGGTTTCCGCCGCGCCAGAGGTACGATTCCCGAACGTTTACGGCATTGATATGCCAAGCGCAACTGAGCTCATTGCTCACGGCCGGGACAACGAGACTATCTGTCAGCAGATTGGTGCGGATGCGTTGATCTATCAAAAGCTGGAAGATTTGGTTGAAGCTGTGGGTGTAGGTAACCAAGACATTACTCAGTTTGACACGTCAGTATTTAATGGTGAATACGTAACAGGCGATATTGATCAGCAGTATTTAGACTTCCTTGATGGAGTGCGTAATGACGATGCAAAGACTCAACGAGAAATCCAGCAAGATCTTGCTAACCTAGAACTTCACAATGAAGGCGCTTAA
- the folC gene encoding bifunctional tetrahydrofolate synthase/dihydrofolate synthase, which yields MTQNPIPQATSSLEMWLDYLTNIHSSAIDLGLDRVQAVASKANLTKPAPTVITVAGTNGKGSTCALMEAILLDAGYSVGVYSSPHLIRYNERVRINGVDVEDAKHCHAFDYIEKQRGDISLSLFEFGTLAALRIFQTEKVDVVLLEVGLGGRLDATNVVDHDVSVITSLAVDHVDWLGDDINVIGFEKAGIYRAGKPAICGQPTPPSTVAAHADDIGADFFQVGIQFNYKLTEKGWQWSSGAFALEDLPVPSLPLPNAATALMALGASELQITDINIVNGLNNARLSGRMQILQSEPEIVLDVAHNPHSAEYLVEKVKHQYSDKDIHVVVAMLHDKDIKATLGALAPIATKWYPASLTGPRAATAEELCRYLPHGQAQYQAPVDAFESAKESAGQNDVILVVGSFHTVGEVLEHWQSIHEVSKGNN from the coding sequence ATGACCCAAAACCCAATACCTCAAGCCACATCCTCTTTAGAGATGTGGCTTGATTATTTAACAAATATTCATTCCTCAGCCATCGACCTAGGCTTAGACCGCGTCCAAGCGGTAGCAAGTAAAGCCAATCTCACCAAACCAGCTCCAACAGTTATTACTGTTGCCGGAACCAATGGTAAAGGCTCAACGTGCGCGTTGATGGAAGCTATTCTACTAGATGCCGGCTACTCCGTCGGTGTATATAGCTCCCCGCATCTTATTCGATACAATGAGCGCGTGCGTATTAATGGCGTTGATGTAGAGGATGCAAAGCACTGTCACGCATTCGACTATATAGAAAAGCAGCGTGGAGACATCAGTTTAAGTCTGTTTGAATTCGGCACTCTTGCAGCGCTGCGTATATTTCAGACCGAAAAAGTGGATGTCGTTTTACTTGAAGTTGGTCTGGGTGGTCGTTTAGACGCAACAAATGTTGTTGATCACGATGTATCCGTTATTACCAGTTTAGCGGTTGACCATGTCGACTGGCTTGGTGATGACATCAACGTAATTGGCTTCGAAAAAGCGGGTATTTACCGTGCGGGTAAGCCGGCTATCTGTGGCCAACCAACTCCACCTTCTACTGTTGCTGCGCATGCCGATGATATTGGCGCAGACTTTTTCCAGGTCGGCATTCAGTTTAACTATAAGTTAACGGAAAAGGGATGGCAGTGGTCAAGTGGTGCTTTTGCTCTCGAAGACCTCCCTGTGCCATCGCTACCTTTGCCAAATGCAGCAACCGCGTTAATGGCGCTTGGCGCTTCAGAATTGCAAATTACTGACATCAATATCGTGAATGGCCTGAATAATGCTCGACTCTCAGGTCGCATGCAGATTTTGCAGAGTGAGCCAGAAATCGTGCTTGATGTTGCTCACAACCCCCACTCTGCTGAATATTTGGTAGAAAAGGTGAAGCATCAGTATTCTGATAAGGATATTCACGTCGTGGTTGCGATGCTCCACGATAAAGATATTAAAGCTACGCTTGGTGCATTAGCCCCTATAGCGACGAAGTGGTACCCAGCATCGCTTACCGGACCACGAGCAGCGACTGCAGAAGAGTTATGTCGATATTTGCCTCATGGGCAGGCTCAGTACCAAGCACCAGTAGACGCGTTTGAAAGCGCGAAAGAGAGTGCTGGTCAGAATGACGTTATCTTGGTCGTTGGTTCTTTCCATACCGTGGGTGAGGTGTTGGAACATTGGCAAAGTATTCATGAAGTAAGCAAAGGTAATAATTAA
- the truA gene encoding tRNA pseudouridine(38-40) synthase TruA, protein MRIALGIEYNGTNYFGWQRQRDVKSVQEELEKALSIVANHPVEVQCAGRTDAGVHGTGQVVHFDTNVNRKMVAWTMGANANMPSDIAVRWAQEVSDDFHARFSATARRYRYIIFNHALRPGILSSGVSHYHGELDEKKMHEAGQFLLGENDFSSFRAAHCQSLSPCRNMMHLNVTRHGDYVVIDIKANAFVHHMVRNITGSLIKVGRGEEEPEWIKWLLDAKDRKLAGATAKAEGLYLVDVDYPAEFDLPSVPVGPLFLPDNLN, encoded by the coding sequence TAAAAAGTGTCCAGGAAGAACTGGAAAAAGCGTTGTCCATCGTTGCAAACCACCCTGTAGAAGTACAATGTGCGGGACGAACTGATGCAGGCGTTCACGGTACAGGACAAGTTGTTCACTTTGATACTAACGTAAATCGAAAAATGGTCGCCTGGACGATGGGCGCGAATGCTAATATGCCAAGCGATATCGCTGTTCGATGGGCTCAAGAAGTTTCCGATGACTTCCACGCAAGATTCTCCGCTACAGCGCGCCGTTACCGCTACATTATTTTCAATCATGCATTACGTCCGGGTATCTTAAGCTCAGGTGTAAGTCACTATCACGGTGAGTTGGATGAGAAGAAAATGCACGAAGCAGGGCAGTTCTTACTGGGAGAAAATGATTTCTCTTCATTTCGCGCCGCGCACTGTCAATCCCTCAGCCCTTGTCGCAATATGATGCACCTGAACGTGACCCGTCATGGTGATTATGTTGTCATTGATATTAAAGCAAACGCGTTTGTTCATCACATGGTTCGTAATATAACAGGCAGCTTAATTAAAGTAGGGCGCGGTGAAGAAGAACCTGAGTGGATAAAGTGGCTGTTAGACGCCAAAGATCGCAAACTGGCAGGCGCTACCGCAAAAGCAGAGGGGTTGTATCTGGTAGATGTGGATTATCCGGCAGAATTTGATTTACCTAGTGTTCCGGTTGGTCCGTTGTTTTTACCAGATAATTTGAACTAA
- a CDS encoding CvpA family protein encodes MNWIDFIILGVIGFSALISLVRGFAKEALSLVIWFGAFFISSNYYAKLAVYFSNIEDEMFRNGAAIAALFVATLIVGAVVNYVIGQLVQKTGLSGTDRILGVVFGGLRGVLIVSAVLFFMDAFTAFPSSDWWKSSQLIPEFSRIIAPFFEHLQATSSFLSGTLR; translated from the coding sequence ATGAATTGGATAGATTTTATCATTTTAGGGGTGATCGGGTTTTCAGCTTTGATCAGTTTAGTTCGCGGTTTTGCTAAAGAAGCGTTGTCGTTAGTGATTTGGTTTGGAGCCTTTTTTATCTCCAGTAACTACTACGCTAAATTGGCGGTGTATTTCTCCAATATCGAAGACGAAATGTTTCGTAACGGAGCTGCGATAGCGGCACTATTTGTCGCAACTTTAATCGTTGGTGCAGTGGTGAATTATGTCATTGGCCAACTGGTACAGAAAACAGGGCTGTCGGGTACTGACCGAATTCTTGGTGTGGTATTTGGTGGTTTACGCGGAGTCTTAATTGTTTCTGCGGTGCTGTTTTTTATGGATGCGTTTACTGCATTCCCAAGCTCGGATTGGTGGAAATCATCACAGTTGATCCCAGAGTTCAGCCGTATCATTGCCCCTTTCTTTGAGCATTTACAAGCAACGTCAAGTTTTCTTTCTGGCACTCTCCGGTAG